In a genomic window of Streptomyces katrae:
- a CDS encoding NAD-dependent epimerase/dehydratase family protein, translated as MPPVRLAIIGCGAAARGCHLPALPPLKGDVQLTALVDRDPRQTEAALALYRELGGTDADRVVLATDPAEAADAFDAAVVVAPHTLHAPIVRELLAAGKHVLLEKPMTTSVEDAEALARAAAAEGAPVLAMAHPRRLFPAYAWIKRLIDAGDLGEVVRVDWSEGHPYAHEPVSWSMFDRRLAGGGVLTDTASHVFDTLLWWLGPDVEVVRYEDNSLGGVETDARAELRFGATDVRCDFSRLRDLGISCTVTGTRATATIGTDFPAGECTLVTADGVELHRGDVDAVAPAQDEWELLFTEQLANFAAAVRGAAPAHSGAEDGVRVVKLIQECYGGPAREASAQPWTTRGGDAAAGGPALAGRTVAVTGASGFIGGRLVERLVLGTAARVRPVVRGFGRAARLSVLPQDRLEFHRADLLDAGTLRAAFEGCDTVVHCAFGSSGDEAGRWAASVEGTANVLAAARAAGVRRVVHLSTIDVYDPAVTGVLTEDSPARPGDPADREYEQQKLAAERLVVEAHGDGLETVVLQPGVVHGPWGGQWTTAQLRRPEGDFAQLPADGGGGVCNAVYVDDLAEAVLLAVDSAAAAGERFLVGHAEELRWGSFFDAVRALRGLGGPATVAAGEPVADWELDLYRSTARADVGKARRVLGYTARTPFAEAAELTGQWARWAGEAPEAGA; from the coding sequence ATGCCTCCCGTACGCCTCGCGATCATCGGGTGCGGCGCCGCCGCCCGCGGCTGCCACCTGCCCGCACTGCCCCCGCTCAAGGGCGACGTCCAGCTGACGGCGCTCGTCGACCGCGACCCGCGCCAGACCGAGGCCGCCCTGGCCCTCTACCGGGAGCTGGGCGGCACCGACGCCGACCGGGTGGTGCTCGCCACCGATCCGGCGGAGGCCGCCGACGCCTTCGACGCCGCCGTGGTCGTCGCCCCGCACACCCTGCACGCGCCGATCGTGCGGGAGCTGCTGGCAGCCGGCAAGCACGTCCTGCTGGAGAAGCCGATGACCACCTCGGTGGAGGACGCCGAGGCGCTGGCCCGGGCCGCCGCCGCCGAGGGCGCTCCGGTGCTCGCCATGGCCCACCCGCGGCGCCTGTTCCCCGCCTATGCCTGGATCAAGCGGCTCATCGACGCCGGCGACCTCGGCGAGGTGGTACGGGTCGACTGGTCGGAGGGCCACCCGTACGCCCACGAGCCGGTGTCCTGGTCGATGTTCGACCGGCGGCTGGCCGGCGGCGGGGTGCTCACCGACACCGCCTCGCACGTCTTCGACACCCTGCTGTGGTGGCTCGGCCCCGACGTCGAGGTGGTCCGCTACGAGGACAACTCCCTCGGCGGGGTGGAGACCGACGCCCGCGCCGAGCTGCGCTTCGGCGCCACCGACGTGCGGTGCGACTTCAGCCGGCTGCGCGACCTCGGGATCAGCTGCACGGTCACCGGCACCCGGGCGACCGCCACCATCGGCACCGACTTCCCGGCCGGGGAGTGCACCCTGGTCACCGCGGACGGAGTGGAGCTGCACCGCGGCGACGTGGACGCCGTCGCCCCGGCCCAGGACGAGTGGGAGCTGCTCTTCACCGAGCAGCTGGCCAACTTCGCCGCCGCCGTGCGCGGCGCCGCACCCGCGCACTCCGGCGCCGAGGACGGGGTACGCGTGGTGAAGCTGATCCAGGAGTGCTACGGCGGCCCGGCCCGCGAGGCTTCCGCGCAGCCGTGGACCACCCGCGGCGGCGACGCGGCCGCCGGTGGCCCGGCGCTCGCCGGCCGTACGGTGGCGGTCACCGGCGCGAGCGGGTTCATCGGTGGCAGGCTGGTCGAGCGGCTCGTCCTCGGCACCGCGGCCCGGGTCCGGCCGGTGGTCCGCGGTTTCGGCCGGGCCGCACGGCTGTCCGTGCTGCCGCAGGACCGGCTGGAGTTCCACCGGGCCGACCTGCTGGACGCCGGCACGCTCCGGGCGGCGTTCGAAGGCTGCGACACCGTGGTCCACTGCGCGTTCGGCAGCTCCGGCGACGAGGCCGGCCGCTGGGCCGCCTCCGTGGAGGGCACGGCGAACGTGCTGGCGGCGGCGCGCGCCGCCGGTGTGCGCCGCGTGGTGCACCTGAGCACGATCGACGTCTACGACCCCGCCGTCACGGGCGTCCTGACCGAGGACTCCCCCGCCCGGCCGGGTGACCCGGCCGACCGTGAGTACGAGCAGCAGAAGCTCGCCGCCGAGCGGCTGGTCGTGGAGGCCCACGGCGACGGCCTGGAGACGGTGGTGCTCCAGCCGGGCGTCGTCCACGGCCCCTGGGGCGGCCAGTGGACCACCGCCCAGCTGCGGCGTCCCGAGGGCGACTTCGCGCAGCTTCCGGCGGACGGCGGCGGAGGCGTGTGCAACGCCGTGTACGTCGACGACCTCGCCGAGGCCGTGCTGCTGGCCGTCGACAGCGCGGCGGCCGCCGGCGAACGGTTCCTCGTCGGGCACGCCGAGGAACTGCGCTGGGGCTCCTTCTTCGACGCGGTCCGCGCACTGCGGGGCCTGGGCGGGCCCGCGACGGTGGCGGCGGGTGAGCCGGTTGCCGACTGGGAGCTCGACCTGTACCGCTCGACGGCCCGCGCCGACGTGGGCAAGGCCCGCCGGGTCCTGGGCTACACGGCGCGCACCCCGTTCGCCGAGGCCGCGGAACTGACCGGGCAGTGGGCGCGCTGGGCCGGGGAAGCCCCGGAGGCGGGCGCATGA
- the vioC gene encoding arginine beta-hydroxylase, Fe(II)/alpha-ketoglutarate-dependent encodes MSNLTDQSTPGYILTAAEASVIAELSLELAAAYPSFGDPGLLRDLPRLAARLPEGVQDFLREFKLADRHGHTVIRGHDFDQRRIGPTPGHWRGRGRPGPEFPEELLLMLYSALLGEPFGWATQQDGHLVHDIFPIRQHENDQLGMGSKELLTWHTEDAFHPYRSDYLILGALRNPDHVPTTVGELDLSSLSDEDIDILFEPRFHIAPDESHLPKNNTIASEEEAARFATIQRMIDERPLGPLLYGSRLDPYMRLDPYFTSVPDEDTEARRAYDALFKVVDAGMREVVADQGDVLFIDNHRAVHGRLPFQARYDGTDRWLKRVCVTSDLRRSREMRATARTRLLG; translated from the coding sequence ATGTCGAACCTCACCGACCAGTCCACGCCCGGCTACATCCTGACGGCCGCGGAGGCCTCCGTCATCGCGGAACTGAGCCTCGAACTGGCCGCCGCCTACCCGTCCTTCGGCGACCCCGGCCTGCTGCGCGACCTGCCGCGGCTGGCGGCCCGGCTGCCCGAGGGCGTGCAGGACTTCCTGCGCGAGTTCAAACTGGCCGACCGCCACGGCCACACCGTGATCCGCGGCCACGACTTCGACCAGCGGCGCATCGGCCCCACCCCCGGCCACTGGCGGGGCCGCGGCCGGCCCGGCCCGGAGTTCCCCGAGGAACTGCTGCTCATGCTGTACTCGGCGCTGCTCGGGGAGCCCTTCGGCTGGGCCACACAGCAGGACGGCCACCTCGTGCACGACATCTTCCCGATCCGCCAGCACGAGAACGACCAGCTGGGGATGGGCAGCAAGGAGCTGCTGACCTGGCACACCGAGGACGCCTTCCACCCGTACCGCAGCGACTACCTGATCCTCGGCGCGCTGCGCAATCCCGACCACGTGCCCACGACGGTGGGCGAGCTGGACCTGTCGTCGCTGTCCGACGAGGACATCGACATCCTCTTCGAGCCGCGCTTCCACATCGCCCCCGACGAGTCGCACCTGCCGAAGAACAACACGATCGCGTCCGAGGAGGAGGCGGCCCGGTTCGCCACCATCCAGCGGATGATCGACGAGCGGCCGCTCGGCCCGCTGCTCTACGGCTCGCGCCTGGACCCGTACATGCGCCTCGACCCGTACTTCACCTCCGTGCCGGACGAGGACACCGAGGCGCGGCGGGCCTACGACGCGCTGTTCAAGGTGGTGGACGCCGGGATGCGGGAGGTCGTCGCCGACCAGGGCGACGTGCTGTTCATCGACAACCACCGGGCGGTGCACGGCCGGCTGCCCTTCCAGGCCCGCTACGACGGCACCGACCGCTGGCTGAAGCGGGTGTGCGTGACGTCCGACCTGCGGCGCTCGCGCGAGATGCGGGCCACGGCCCGGACCCGGCTGCTGGGCTGA
- a CDS encoding amino acid adenylation domain-containing protein: MAGPDVLGLWDRSVREHAAGPALVTPRRVLSYQDADRLTDAWAAALTTRGAGPGKLVGLAFGDPARTVLGMLAALKAGAGFTVLDDRLPPAARAALVERTAAAVWLGDGAHAPEGAFVPASSDAGGGAATAARPGRPADGSDVAYVLFTSGSTGRPKGTVVGRDALGRFASAVAERLGLTPRDRWLQVASLGFDVLIEEVFPAFAAGAAVVCREDTRALDAEELHLALARTRTTVVELSTQYWLEYARWLTANGTTTPAELRTVVVGGERMDPGPYRAWQARQPAGLAHVYGLTECTVSSTFYTGLLPADAQEVPLGTPLRDVRISVRRDGRPVPDGETGEIHIGGPLLARGFLDDEAATARRFVPDPYAAEPGARLYVTGDLGRIDADGQLVFLGRADDQVKIRGHRLEPARVERALCELPGVEQAVVFPDPATGTALWAFTVAADPAAAPLPGEAVRLTGRDRDALVAPLEAQLPDWAVPRVLYRVSVLPKNPHGKVDKRLLSAWAAPAPAGAPARARSGARAGEPVQDRAVDAAQEPLEPVLTLFREVLGAPALGPDDNFFDHGGQSLLAMRLLARLRESDPAAAGLRASTLFASPTPRLLTGALAERRAAART, from the coding sequence GTGGCCGGACCCGACGTCCTCGGCCTGTGGGACCGCTCGGTGCGCGAGCACGCCGCCGGTCCCGCGCTCGTGACCCCCCGCCGGGTGCTGTCCTACCAGGACGCGGACCGGCTCACCGACGCCTGGGCGGCCGCCCTCACGACGCGCGGGGCCGGGCCCGGGAAGCTGGTGGGCCTGGCCTTCGGCGACCCCGCCCGCACCGTGCTCGGCATGCTGGCGGCGCTCAAGGCCGGGGCGGGGTTCACCGTCCTCGACGACCGGCTGCCGCCCGCGGCCCGGGCGGCGCTGGTGGAGCGCACGGCGGCCGCGGTGTGGCTGGGCGACGGGGCGCACGCGCCCGAGGGGGCGTTCGTACCGGCCTCCTCGGACGCCGGCGGCGGCGCGGCGACGGCGGCCCGGCCCGGGCGGCCGGCCGACGGGTCCGACGTGGCGTACGTGCTCTTCACCTCCGGGTCCACCGGCCGGCCCAAGGGCACGGTCGTCGGGCGGGACGCCCTGGGCCGGTTCGCGTCGGCGGTCGCCGAACGGCTCGGGCTGACCCCGCGCGACCGCTGGCTGCAGGTGGCCTCGCTGGGCTTCGACGTACTGATCGAGGAGGTGTTCCCGGCCTTCGCCGCCGGGGCGGCCGTGGTGTGCCGGGAGGACACCCGGGCCCTGGACGCCGAGGAGCTGCACCTCGCCCTGGCCCGGACCCGGACCACCGTGGTCGAACTGTCCACCCAGTACTGGCTGGAGTACGCCCGCTGGCTCACCGCGAACGGTACGACCACCCCGGCGGAGCTGCGCACGGTGGTGGTGGGCGGCGAGCGGATGGATCCGGGGCCCTACCGCGCGTGGCAGGCACGGCAGCCGGCCGGCCTCGCCCACGTCTACGGGCTGACCGAATGCACCGTCAGCTCCACCTTCTACACCGGGCTGCTGCCGGCCGACGCGCAGGAGGTGCCGCTGGGCACCCCGCTGCGGGACGTGCGGATCAGCGTCCGGCGCGACGGCCGCCCGGTGCCGGACGGCGAGACGGGGGAGATCCACATCGGCGGACCGCTCCTGGCCCGCGGCTTCCTCGACGACGAGGCCGCCACCGCCCGCCGCTTCGTCCCCGACCCGTACGCCGCCGAGCCCGGGGCCCGGCTGTACGTCACGGGCGACCTGGGGCGGATCGACGCCGACGGGCAGCTGGTCTTCCTCGGCCGGGCCGACGACCAGGTCAAGATCCGCGGGCACCGGCTGGAGCCGGCCCGGGTGGAGCGCGCCCTGTGCGAGCTGCCCGGGGTGGAACAGGCGGTGGTCTTCCCCGACCCGGCGACCGGTACCGCCCTGTGGGCCTTCACCGTTGCCGCGGACCCGGCGGCCGCTCCCCTGCCCGGCGAGGCCGTCCGGCTGACGGGCCGTGACCGGGACGCGCTCGTGGCGCCCCTGGAGGCGCAGCTGCCGGACTGGGCGGTGCCGCGGGTGCTGTACCGGGTGTCGGTCCTGCCGAAGAACCCGCACGGCAAGGTGGACAAGCGCCTGCTGTCCGCCTGGGCCGCCCCGGCTCCGGCCGGCGCACCGGCCCGCGCACGGTCCGGCGCCCGGGCCGGTGAGCCGGTCCAGGACCGGGCCGTCGACGCCGCCCAGGAGCCGCTGGAGCCCGTCCTCACTCTCTTCCGCGAGGTCCTGGGCGCCCCCGCGCTCGGCCCCGACGACAACTTCTTCGACCACGGCGGCCAGTCGCTGCTCGCCATGCGTCTGCTGGCGCGGCTGCGGGAGTCGGACCCCGCCGCCGCCGGACTGCGGGCGAGCACCCTCTTCGCCTCGCCGACCCCCCGGCTGCTCACGGGAGCGCTCGCCGAGCGCCGGGCCGCCGCCCGGACCTGA
- the vioD gene encoding capreomycidine synthase, translating to MSSLRPRREDPPVLEEWYRRHLGPDVHDISSSGVHPYTFAEVRELCGIPAADLDAVVMDDSVSQGGAGIRQAIADRYAGGDADRVLVTHGSSEAIALTLGALLRPGDRVVVQEGIYHSLGHYPRAAGCEVARLPGGAVRDGEIDPDVLSALVTPGTAAVVVNFPHNPTGATLSPQGLKALKEQTAQAGAVLVWDAATAEITHRWEVLDDPGADGGPTVSYGTFSKTFGLPGLRVGWAVAPQELITATFPLRDRTTLFLSPLVELIAERAMRHADALIAPRAAEARGNLAYLTQWMAEHEDLVRWTPPEGGVCALPVFRELERAAAGPEAVERFCLELLDRHRTLLVPGTAFGAPHGARLGFGGPQEGFRAGLAGLSAFLRSRGGGR from the coding sequence ATGAGCAGTCTCCGTCCACGGCGTGAAGACCCTCCGGTGCTGGAGGAGTGGTACCGCCGGCACCTCGGCCCCGACGTCCATGACATCAGCTCCAGCGGGGTCCATCCGTACACCTTCGCCGAAGTGCGCGAACTCTGCGGCATCCCGGCCGCGGACCTCGACGCCGTCGTCATGGACGACAGCGTCTCCCAGGGCGGGGCGGGCATCCGCCAGGCCATCGCCGACCGCTACGCCGGCGGCGACGCCGACCGGGTGCTGGTCACCCACGGCTCCAGCGAGGCCATCGCGCTGACGCTGGGCGCCCTGCTGCGCCCGGGGGACCGGGTGGTCGTCCAGGAGGGCATCTACCACTCTCTGGGCCACTACCCCCGGGCCGCCGGCTGCGAGGTGGCACGGCTGCCGGGCGGGGCCGTGCGCGACGGGGAGATCGACCCCGACGTGCTCAGCGCCCTGGTCACGCCCGGCACCGCGGCCGTCGTCGTGAACTTCCCGCACAACCCCACCGGCGCCACCCTGTCCCCGCAGGGGCTGAAGGCCCTCAAGGAGCAGACCGCGCAGGCCGGCGCCGTGCTGGTCTGGGACGCCGCCACCGCCGAGATCACCCACCGCTGGGAGGTGCTCGACGACCCCGGGGCGGACGGCGGCCCCACGGTGTCCTACGGCACCTTCTCCAAGACCTTCGGCCTGCCGGGCCTGCGGGTGGGCTGGGCCGTCGCGCCGCAAGAGCTGATCACCGCCACCTTCCCGCTGCGCGACCGGACCACGCTGTTCCTCTCGCCGCTGGTCGAGCTGATCGCGGAACGGGCCATGCGGCACGCCGACGCGCTGATCGCCCCCCGGGCCGCCGAGGCGCGCGGCAACCTCGCGTACCTGACGCAGTGGATGGCCGAGCACGAGGACCTGGTCCGCTGGACCCCGCCGGAGGGCGGTGTGTGCGCGCTGCCGGTCTTCCGCGAACTGGAGCGGGCGGCGGCGGGACCCGAGGCGGTGGAACGTTTCTGCCTGGAGCTGCTCGACCGCCACCGCACCCTGCTCGTGCCCGGTACGGCCTTCGGCGCGCCGCACGGCGCCCGGCTCGGCTTCGGCGGCCCCCAGGAGGGCTTCCGGGCGGGACTCGCGGGGCTGTCGGCGTTCCTGCGCTCGCGCGGGGGAGGCCGGTGA
- a CDS encoding KamA family radical SAM protein: MDTARSQTESAAIEGVYTYRRSPLVEPDWRRFPGWRDVTEAQWADPQWQRAHCVKDARGLRAVVGDLLDEEFYEDWEQDRRHRATMSVLLPPQMVNTMAPDAAAARPGELTKAFYDDPVRRYMLPVFSDRHPQWPSHPMASRDSLHEQDMWVVEGLTHRYPTKVLAELLSTCPQYCGHCTRMDLVGNSTPQVTKNRLLLKPADRAERILEHLRASPGIRDVVVSGGDLANLPWPRLERFVAGLLEIDSVRDIRLASKGLVGLPQHWSSGPVLEGVERLARTARSRGVRIALHTHANAAQQVTPGVARAAWALLGAGLHDVRNQGVLMRGVNDSAHDLLDLCFALADHAGVTPYYFYMCDMIPNAEHWRVPLHRAQVIQRQIMGYLPGFATPRIVCDVPMAGKRWVDQADSYDRELGVSHWSKSYLTPLEAADPDAHSGSYHYYDPIDTLPLSGQRWWRDTRQG, translated from the coding sequence GTGGACACAGCACGCAGCCAGACGGAATCAGCGGCGATCGAAGGCGTCTACACGTACCGGAGAAGCCCCCTCGTGGAACCGGACTGGCGGCGCTTCCCCGGATGGCGGGATGTCACCGAAGCCCAGTGGGCGGACCCCCAGTGGCAGCGCGCCCACTGCGTCAAGGACGCGAGAGGACTGCGCGCCGTCGTCGGCGACCTGCTCGACGAGGAGTTCTACGAGGACTGGGAACAGGACCGCCGGCACCGGGCGACCATGTCGGTGCTGCTGCCGCCCCAGATGGTCAACACCATGGCCCCGGACGCGGCCGCGGCCCGCCCCGGCGAGCTGACCAAGGCCTTCTACGACGACCCGGTGCGCCGCTACATGCTGCCGGTCTTCTCCGACCGGCACCCGCAGTGGCCCTCGCACCCGATGGCCAGCCGGGACTCGCTGCACGAACAGGACATGTGGGTGGTGGAGGGGCTCACCCACCGCTATCCCACCAAGGTGCTGGCGGAACTGCTCTCGACCTGCCCCCAGTACTGCGGGCACTGCACGCGGATGGACCTGGTGGGCAACTCCACTCCCCAGGTCACCAAGAACCGGCTCCTGCTCAAGCCGGCCGACCGGGCCGAGCGGATCCTGGAGCACCTGCGCGCCTCCCCCGGCATCCGGGACGTGGTGGTCTCCGGCGGCGACCTGGCCAACCTGCCGTGGCCGCGGCTGGAGCGGTTCGTGGCCGGCCTGCTGGAGATCGACTCCGTCCGCGACATCCGGCTGGCGAGCAAGGGGCTGGTCGGGCTGCCGCAGCACTGGAGTTCCGGCCCGGTGCTGGAGGGCGTGGAGCGCCTCGCACGTACGGCCCGCTCGCGCGGCGTGCGGATCGCGCTGCACACCCACGCCAACGCGGCCCAGCAGGTGACGCCCGGGGTGGCGCGAGCCGCCTGGGCGCTGCTGGGCGCCGGCCTGCACGACGTGCGCAACCAGGGCGTGCTCATGCGCGGGGTCAACGACAGCGCGCACGACCTGCTGGACCTGTGCTTCGCGCTCGCCGACCACGCCGGCGTCACTCCGTACTACTTCTACATGTGCGACATGATCCCGAACGCCGAGCACTGGCGGGTGCCGCTGCACCGGGCGCAGGTGATCCAGCGTCAGATCATGGGCTACCTGCCGGGGTTCGCCACCCCGCGCATCGTCTGCGACGTGCCGATGGCCGGCAAGCGATGGGTGGACCAAGCCGACTCCTACGACCGCGAGCTCGGGGTGTCGCACTGGAGCAAGAGCTATCTCACCCCGCTGGAGGCGGCGGATCCGGACGCCCACAGCGGCTCGTACCACTACTACGACCCCATCGACACGCTCCCGCTCTCCGGGCAGCGGTGGTGGCGGGACACCCGCCAGGGGTAG
- a CDS encoding helix-turn-helix domain-containing protein: MAGPLEEFAHELRGLRRQAGNPSYRTMAKRAHYSVATLSEAARGLHKPSLKVTLAYVVACGGDPEPWTRRWNRLSSELAENGRPSGGRPASATGPASATGPASAAGPASAAGPASAAGPAAARPGAGRGPLQGEPAPAPRAAAAFPPAAPPPPGAVPRRPAPPAAGPRSGGPRRTGTGTRTAAPAGAAARRPAGDALTADERAELRRLRDEVEELRHANEVLKAASAIFAADLRTKSQVVYNPADRQDPLP, from the coding sequence ATGGCAGGACCGCTGGAGGAATTCGCCCACGAACTGCGCGGCTTACGCAGGCAGGCGGGCAACCCCTCGTACCGGACGATGGCGAAGCGGGCCCACTACTCCGTGGCCACCCTCTCCGAGGCGGCCCGCGGACTGCACAAACCCTCCTTGAAGGTGACCCTCGCCTACGTGGTGGCGTGCGGCGGCGATCCGGAACCCTGGACCCGCCGCTGGAACCGCCTCAGCAGCGAACTGGCGGAAAACGGCAGACCCTCCGGAGGCCGCCCGGCATCCGCCACCGGCCCGGCATCCGCCACCGGCCCGGCATCCGCCGCCGGCCCGGCATCCGCCGCCGGCCCGGCATCCGCCGCCGGCCCGGCGGCCGCCCGGCCCGGCGCCGGACGCGGTCCCCTGCAGGGCGAACCGGCCCCCGCCCCCCGGGCAGCCGCCGCCTTCCCTCCGGCCGCGCCGCCCCCGCCCGGCGCGGTGCCCCGCCGGCCCGCGCCGCCCGCGGCCGGGCCGCGCTCCGGCGGTCCCCGCCGGACCGGCACCGGCACCCGTACCGCCGCCCCGGCCGGCGCCGCCGCGCGCCGCCCGGCCGGGGACGCGCTGACCGCCGACGAACGGGCGGAACTGCGCCGGCTGCGCGACGAGGTCGAGGAACTCCGGCACGCGAACGAGGTGCTGAAAGCGGCCTCCGCGATCTTCGCCGCGGATCTCCGCACAAAGTCCCAGGTCGTGTACAACCCGGCGGACCGACAAGATCCGTTGCCGTGA
- a CDS encoding carbamoyltransferase, translating into MRVLGVNGWPGASHDGAACLVVDGDVIALAEEERFTRHKHAYGEAPLNAAAYCLAEGGLTLDDIDVVAHGWDLPALFADRGLEWFGSDAEALEHLLPKKLFPRSADPRLTFVGHHIAHAASAYHLSGRDRGAILVLDGQGENESTTLAVGIDGEIKKLRAHTPGWSLGYFYAAVCAYAGLGADNAGKMMGLASYGTPGDLTFGGAFDFTDEDFTIGVVPPDLRSTGSTDEEAATIRHWLEHLERALPDAPNRSTRRFDPVTGRFAKATARDPFAYRDVAATAQAALERAVMGLVRGLLRETGETTLMIAGGVGFNATLNGKIMRMPEVRDLFVQPLAGDQGVSLGAAVWAAAQEGDRIKPMNGSVAWGPQWSPDRIRHVLEASGTAYTEPSDIAAATAEVLAAGGVAGWFQGRAEGGPRALGHRSLVAVPDPESTRDRVNVRIKDREAWRPFAPSMQEEAAEALIGTATPLPYMIVTTPVTEAGAAAMPAVVHSDRTTRPQTVSAAVDPLYHRLIGEVSRHTGTPVIMNTSFNGRDEPVVCSPGDALATFHRLPLDALALGPFLVRRPAGSLGEADA; encoded by the coding sequence ATGCGTGTGCTCGGAGTCAACGGATGGCCCGGCGCCAGCCACGACGGTGCCGCCTGCCTCGTCGTGGACGGCGACGTCATCGCCCTGGCCGAGGAGGAACGCTTCACCCGTCACAAGCACGCCTACGGGGAGGCACCCCTCAACGCCGCCGCCTACTGCCTCGCCGAGGGCGGTCTCACCCTGGACGACATCGACGTGGTCGCCCACGGGTGGGACCTGCCCGCCCTCTTCGCCGACCGGGGCCTGGAGTGGTTCGGCAGCGACGCCGAGGCCCTGGAACACCTGCTGCCCAAGAAGCTGTTCCCGCGCAGCGCCGACCCCCGGCTGACCTTCGTCGGCCACCACATCGCCCACGCCGCGAGCGCCTACCACCTCTCCGGCCGCGACCGCGGCGCGATCCTCGTCCTGGACGGCCAGGGCGAGAACGAGAGCACCACCCTCGCCGTCGGCATCGACGGCGAGATCAAGAAACTGCGCGCGCACACCCCCGGCTGGTCGCTGGGCTACTTCTACGCCGCCGTCTGCGCCTACGCCGGCCTCGGCGCCGACAACGCCGGCAAGATGATGGGCCTGGCCTCCTACGGCACCCCCGGCGACCTCACCTTCGGCGGCGCCTTCGACTTCACCGACGAGGACTTCACCATCGGCGTGGTCCCGCCCGACCTGCGCTCCACGGGCAGCACCGACGAGGAGGCCGCCACCATCCGGCACTGGCTGGAGCACCTGGAGAGGGCCCTCCCCGACGCCCCCAACCGCAGCACGCGCCGCTTCGACCCGGTCACCGGCCGCTTCGCCAAGGCCACCGCCCGGGACCCCTTCGCGTACCGCGACGTCGCCGCCACGGCCCAGGCCGCCCTGGAACGTGCCGTCATGGGCCTGGTCCGGGGTCTGCTCCGGGAGACCGGCGAGACCACCCTGATGATCGCCGGCGGGGTCGGGTTCAACGCCACCCTCAACGGCAAGATCATGCGGATGCCGGAGGTCCGGGACCTCTTCGTCCAGCCCCTCGCCGGCGACCAGGGCGTCTCGCTCGGCGCCGCGGTCTGGGCCGCCGCCCAGGAGGGCGACCGGATCAAGCCCATGAACGGCTCCGTGGCCTGGGGCCCGCAGTGGTCACCGGACCGCATCCGCCACGTGCTGGAGGCCTCCGGGACCGCGTACACCGAACCCTCGGACATCGCCGCGGCCACCGCCGAAGTGCTGGCCGCCGGCGGGGTCGCCGGCTGGTTCCAGGGCCGCGCCGAGGGCGGACCCCGGGCCCTGGGCCACCGCAGCCTGGTCGCCGTACCCGACCCCGAGTCCACCCGCGACCGGGTCAACGTCCGCATCAAGGACCGCGAGGCGTGGCGCCCCTTCGCCCCGAGCATGCAGGAGGAGGCCGCCGAAGCCCTCATCGGCACCGCGACCCCGCTGCCCTACATGATCGTCACCACCCCCGTGACCGAGGCCGGGGCCGCGGCCATGCCGGCCGTCGTCCACAGCGACCGCACCACGCGCCCGCAGACCGTCTCCGCCGCCGTCGACCCGCTCTACCACCGCCTCATCGGCGAAGTCTCCCGGCACACCGGCACCCCGGTCATCATGAACACCTCCTTCAACGGCCGTGACGAGCCGGTCGTGTGCAGCCCCGGCGACGCGCTCGCCACCTTCCACCGGCTCCCCCTGGACGCCCTCGCCCTCGGCCCCTTCCTCGTCCGCCGCCCCGCCGGATCCCTCGGGGAGGCCGACGCGTGA